A single Glycine soja cultivar W05 chromosome 14, ASM419377v2, whole genome shotgun sequence DNA region contains:
- the LOC114383238 gene encoding scarecrow-like protein 1 encodes MSLVISAELADTSYGNAKLYTLKGTDVTPDLSSHNFAPDKHRNMYMTKSHSCESYAKYFRDSPTEELIEPSSSSISGNSVHPDGASSYLLRASSGASVIVNNPFDTSIWSTRHRDAYQSNSGSDFVENGSPDGLDFDGEMRLKLQELERALLSDEEEEEEGMFETVQSMEIDPDMVEWANPLQDMLLHDSPKESSSSDSSNLTSISSTTKDTSQNSPQTPKQLLYDCARVLSEGNEEEATSMINKLRQMVSIQGDPSQRIAAYMVEGLAARVATSGKCIYQALRCKEPPSNDRLAAMQILFEVCPCFKFGYIAANGAIAEVVRDEKKVHIIDFDISQGTQYITLIQTLASMPGRPPRVRLTAVDDPESVQRSIGGINIIGQRLEKLAEELRLPFEFRAVASRTSIVSPSMLNCRPGEALVVNFAFQLHHMRDETVSTVNERDQLLRMVKSLNPKIVTVVEQDMNTNTSPFLPRFIETYNYYSAVFDTLDATLPRESQDRMNVERQCLAKDIVNIVACEGEERIERYEVAGKWRARLSMAGFTPSPMSTNVREAIRNLIIKQYCDKFKIKEEMGGLHFGWEDKNLIVASAWK; translated from the coding sequence ATGTCATTGGTTATATCTGCAGAGTTGGCTGATACATCATATGGAAATGCCAAGCTCTACACACTAAAGGGAACGGATGTTACACCAGATTTGTCCTCCCACAATTTTGCACCAGATAAGCACAGAAACATGTATATGACAAAGTCACACTCCTGTGAGAGTTATGCAAAGTACTTCCGGGATTCACCAACAGAAGAACTGATAGAACCGTCTAGTTCCAGCATATCAGGAAACTCAGTTCACCCTGATGGTGCTTCTTCTTACCTGCTAAGAGCTAGTTCAGGAGCTTCTGTGATTGTTAATAACCCATTTGACACTTCTATCTGGTCTACAAGGCATCGCGATGCCTATCAGTCCAATTCTGGATCAGATTTCGTGGAAAACGGGAGTCCGGATGGCCTTGACTTCGATGGTGAAATGAGATTAAAACTTCAAGAATTGGAGAGGGCTTTGCTTTCTgatgaagaagaggaggaggaaggcATGTTTGAGACTGTTCAAAGCATGGAGATTGATCCAGACATGGTCGAGTGGGCCAATCCGCTTCAAGATATGTTGCTCCATGACTCACCAAAGGAGTCCTCATCCTCAGATTCTTCCAATCTTACCAGCATCAGCAGCACAACCAAAGACACATCACAAAACTCGCCCCAAACCCCTAAGCAACTGCTTTATGATTGTGCTAGAGTACTTTCAGAAGGAAATGAAGAGGAAGCCACATCTATGATAAACAAGCTCCGGCAAATGGTCTCAATTCAGGGTGATCCTTCTCAAAGAATTGCGGCTTACATGGTGGAAGGACTTGCAGCTCGTGTCGCTACATCCGGAAAATGCATCTATCAAGCATTGAGATGCAAGGAACCTCCTTCTAACGATCGCTTAGCAGCAATGCAGATACTATTTGAGGTCTGCCCATGTTTTAAATTTGGATACATCGCTGCAAATGGCGCGATAGCTGAGGTTGTTAGAGATGAAAAGAAGGTTCACATAATAGACTTTGACATCAGCCAAGGAACTCAATACATAACTCTAATACAAACACTTGCTTCAATGCCAGGTAGGCCACCTCGTGTGAGATTAACTGCGGTGGACGATCCTGAGTCTGTGCAGCGTTCCATCGGTGGCATAAACATCATAGGACAAAGACTTGAAAAGCTGGCAGAGGAACTCAGATTGCCATTTGAGTTTCGAGCTGTGGCGTCAAGGACGTCAATTGTCTCACCATCAATGCTCAACTGTCGTCCAGGGGAAGCACTTGTGGTGAACTTTGCATTCCAGCTTCACCACATGCGCGATGAAACTGTATCGACCGTGAACGAGAGAGACCAACTTCTTCGCATGGTTAAGAGCTTGAATCCAAAAATTGTGACAGTTGTGGAGCAGGACATGAACACCAACACCTCCCCTTTTCTCCCAAGATTCATTGAAACCTACAATTACTACTCTGCTGTGTTTGACACACTTGATGCAACTCTCCCAAGGGAGAGCCAGGACAGGATGAATGTCGAAAGGCAATGCCTGGCAAAGGACATTGTCAACATTGTTGCATGTGAGGGCGAGGAAAGAATAGAACGGTATGAAGTCGCCGGAAAATGGAGGGCGAGGTTGTCGATGGCTGGCTTCACTCCATCTCCAATGAGCACAAATGTGAGAGAAGCAATTAGGAATCTCATTATTAAGCAATACTGTGACAAGTTCAAGATAAAGGAGGAAATGGGGGGTCTTCATTTTGGGTGGGAAGACAAAAACTTAATTGTTGCTTCAGCATGGAAGTGA